The following are encoded together in the Ranitomeya imitator isolate aRanImi1 chromosome 4, aRanImi1.pri, whole genome shotgun sequence genome:
- the LOC138675833 gene encoding uncharacterized protein, which produces MEGVLANIAKIYADFTFEANQLAVSVREREEQRLRILRQRRKRRLWIHPITAQRMTRGVYSTLYMELRENPQKFFNYVRMRAENFEFLLGYVEDCIRRRDTQMRFSISPAERLMVTIRFLATGESFSSLHFQYRLGISTISGIIRDTCRALWECLQAEYIPEPSQERWLEIAQNFQQICQFPNCVGAVDGKHIRIVKPSGSGSQFYNYKKYFSIVLMAIADAQCKFIAVDIGAYGRANDSQIFKNSPMGRRLYGETFDFPPPRPLPGTTSPPLPFVCVGDDAFQLSPHLLKPFGSSGLTQRKKIYNYRLTRARRVVECAFGILTAKWRVLLTAIKLQTETVDDVVKACVVLHNFVLSKEQVSLEDNVCESTLRDYQNPTFRSPVAVSRMRDSFADYFMSPAGSVDWQYEMV; this is translated from the exons atggaaggagtcctggcgaacattgcaaagatctatgcggattttacttttgaggcaaatcagttggcagtcagcgttcgagagagggaggaacaaagactgcgcatcctacggcagcggcggaagagaaggctgtggatccatcccatcacagcacaacgtatgacccgtggtgtttattccacgctttacatggaactaagggaaaaccctcaaaagttcttcaattatgtgaggatgagagctgaaaatttcgagtttttattgggctatgtggaagactgtatacgtagacgagacacccagatgcgattctcaatatcaccagcagagcgtctcatggtgactattcg attccttgcaactggagagtcgttctcatccctccattttcagtatcgacttgggatatccaccatctcggggatcatcagagatacctgccgggcattgtgggagtgcctacaagcggaatacatcccagagccatcacaggagaggtggctggagatcgcccaaaattttcagcaaatttgccagtttccaaattgtgttggagcagttgatggaaagcacatacggatcgtcaaaccttcaggctctggatcacagttttataactataagaagtacttctctattgtgttgatggccatagccgatgcacaatgcaagttcatcgctgttgatatcggtgcgtatggacgcgcaaatgattcacaaatctttaaaaattcaccaatggggcgccgtttatatggagagacatttgattttccgccccctagacctctccctggaaccactagtccaccattaccatttgtttgtgttggagatgatgccttccagctttccccacacttgctgaaaccctttggaagtagtggactgacccagaggaaaaaaatttacaattaccgcttaaccagagcacgaagagttgtggaatgtgcttttggcatcttaactgccaaatggagagtcctgctaactgcaattaaactgcagactgaaactgtcgatgatgtggtcaaagcgtgcgttgtcctgcacaattttgttttatcaaaagaacaagtttccctggaggataatgtttgtgaaagcaccttacgggattaccaaaaccccacttttcgcagtccagtagcagtctccagaatgcgggacagttttgcagactacttcatgtctcctgcaggatcagttgactggcagtatgaaatggtgtaa